TGCCGCGCTCGTCGAACGCCTCGATCGACCACGTCGCCTTCTGGGAGTCGACGCCCTCGATGGCGGCGCGCGCGATCGCCAGCATGTGCAGCCGCACGTCGCGGATATGCTCGAAGACCGTGCCGACGCTGTCGAACGAATCGGCGCCGTCGAACACGTGGAAGAAGTAGCGGGGCATGCGTGCGTCCTCTGCTGGGGAGCGGGAGCGCACGCGTCTCTCAGGCGTCGGTGCTCTGAAGATCCCGGCGATGGATCAACCTATCCGCAGCGGCCGGCCTTAGCAAGAAACGCCGGGCCGTGACGTCGGGAGGCAAAGCGTCTCGACGGGGTTGCGGAGAGCATCCTGTGGCCGGGCTGCCGACTGCGTCTCCGGCCCTTTCGCCGCGCCGCAACATGGCCTAAGCGGACGCGCCTCCCGACGACAGAGACCCCATGATCCGCCTCGACAAGATCAGCAAGCAGAACGGCAAGCAGA
This Beijerinckiaceae bacterium RH AL1 DNA region includes the following protein-coding sequences:
- a CDS encoding hypothetical protein (ID:RHAL1_00905;~conserved protein of unknown function;~source:Prodigal:2.6) → MPRYFFHVFDGADSFDSVGTVFEHIRDVRLHMLAIARAAIEGVDSQKATWSIEAFDERGKIVGSLDFGLLT